In Microbulbifer celer, a single window of DNA contains:
- a CDS encoding Spy/CpxP family protein refolding chaperone, translated as MFEHIAEKLDLTEGQKAQLKANRDASKEAYKARRQESRELRKELHEAVRSGADQATLDSLGTRIGALAVQRAQDMEQQRSQFEAILTDEQKATLNEMKAERMERHQKRKQRWRDRADSDE; from the coding sequence ATGTTTGAGCATATCGCCGAGAAGCTGGATCTCACGGAAGGCCAGAAAGCCCAATTGAAGGCGAACCGGGATGCCAGTAAAGAGGCCTACAAGGCTCGCCGGCAGGAGTCCAGAGAGTTGCGAAAGGAATTGCATGAAGCGGTGCGCTCGGGTGCGGACCAGGCGACTTTGGATAGCCTCGGTACACGTATTGGCGCCCTCGCGGTACAGAGGGCCCAGGATATGGAACAGCAGCGTTCGCAGTTTGAGGCCATCCTGACCGATGAGCAAAAGGCGACACTGAACGAGATGAAAGCGGAGCGTATGGAGCGCCATCAAAAGCGCAAGCAGCGCTGGCGCGATCGCGCTGACAGCGACGAGTAA
- a CDS encoding flavodoxin, translating into MSKIGLFFGSDEGNTEGVAQRIVARLGEDRVEIHDIADVTQLEIADYDQLIFGIPTWDFGQIQSDWEDFWEDVQEIDFTGKTVALFGLGDQFGYGDYFLDAMGMLHDVIVANGANIIGHWPTEGYDFEASKAEVEGQGIFVGLAIDEDQQEEMTAKRLNEWCRQIADEFGLEGGADGVEQLED; encoded by the coding sequence GTGAGCAAGATCGGCCTGTTTTTCGGCAGTGACGAGGGCAATACCGAAGGCGTTGCCCAGCGTATTGTGGCGCGCCTGGGGGAAGACCGTGTGGAAATCCACGATATTGCGGATGTGACCCAGCTGGAAATCGCCGACTACGATCAGCTGATTTTCGGTATTCCTACCTGGGACTTCGGGCAGATTCAGTCTGACTGGGAAGATTTCTGGGAAGATGTGCAGGAAATCGACTTTACCGGAAAAACCGTGGCTTTGTTCGGGCTGGGCGACCAGTTCGGCTACGGTGACTACTTCCTCGATGCCATGGGCATGCTGCACGATGTGATCGTCGCCAACGGCGCTAATATCATTGGTCACTGGCCGACAGAAGGATATGACTTCGAAGCCTCCAAGGCGGAAGTGGAAGGGCAGGGCATCTTTGTTGGCCTCGCCATTGATGAAGATCAGCAGGAAGAAATGACGGCAAAGCGTCTCAACGAATGGTGTCGTCAGATCGCCGACGAGTTCGGGCTCGAAGGCGGAGCGGACGGCGTCGAGCAACTCGAGGACTGA
- a CDS encoding alpha/beta hydrolase family protein → MRLATVLCFFFSLTVTAVAAATVPLEDLIRHPEVHQVKISPTGTHLAVQRKFEGERVLVIMSLSPLKITGRLRFRGQEEVGNFYWASDDRVVAEVITKKAALEAPVNYGSLYAINADGTRGKNIFGYAAGERQTGSRIKKAEDTYAHATIIDPLADDKNEILISTYPWARDWETHGDVYRLNIYTGVRRSVIGLPQVGGRAYTDGRGNLLFANGTNRENEYELYTKAENGWEQVTHPVLRHGAPVGYDHERELAYLVADIPGQTETLIAWDREKQEVKKIVQDEIADISDVILQPSNQRPIGVYLNPDYPTVQFFDEGNGFAPLYRGLKKAFQGYHINFTSFTRDGKTGVLQVSGDRLPGDFFLVDMASKKVDFLLSSAEWLDPDNLNPMRAEHFESSDGLRISTYLTFPANTEDSGKLPMVVMPHGGPHARDFWGYTRDAQILSQNGYLVLQVNFRGSTGFGDHFLDAGKNQWGGNIQRDIAEAVKWAVAEGHADPERVCIYGASFGGYSALMNPIRYPDLYQCAAGYVGVYDLELLYKEGDVRRRDRGIAYLSDTVGQDQEHMRANSPLYHTDKLNLPLFIIHGEEDERAPVAHAEALLEKLEENGKPAQSLIVKHEGHGFYNEDNRKLLYTQLLGFLDTHIGVGAAEK, encoded by the coding sequence ATGCGTCTGGCCACAGTCCTCTGTTTCTTCTTCTCCCTGACCGTCACTGCAGTCGCCGCTGCTACGGTCCCCCTCGAAGACCTGATCCGCCACCCGGAAGTCCACCAGGTCAAAATTTCCCCAACCGGTACTCATCTGGCGGTACAGCGCAAGTTCGAGGGGGAGCGGGTGCTGGTCATCATGTCCCTGTCACCACTGAAAATTACCGGCCGCCTGCGCTTTCGTGGGCAAGAGGAAGTGGGCAATTTTTATTGGGCCAGCGACGACCGAGTGGTAGCGGAAGTCATTACCAAAAAAGCTGCGCTGGAAGCCCCGGTAAACTACGGGTCTCTATATGCCATCAATGCAGATGGTACCCGCGGCAAGAATATTTTTGGTTACGCCGCCGGGGAGCGGCAAACCGGTAGCCGTATCAAGAAAGCGGAAGACACCTACGCCCACGCCACCATCATCGACCCGCTGGCGGACGACAAAAACGAGATTCTGATATCCACCTATCCCTGGGCGAGAGACTGGGAAACCCATGGGGATGTCTATCGCCTGAATATCTACACCGGTGTGCGTCGATCCGTTATCGGGCTACCTCAGGTCGGAGGGCGCGCTTACACCGACGGCCGCGGCAACCTGCTGTTTGCCAATGGCACCAACCGCGAAAACGAGTACGAGCTCTACACCAAAGCGGAAAATGGCTGGGAGCAGGTTACGCACCCGGTTTTGCGCCACGGCGCGCCAGTCGGTTACGACCACGAGCGCGAGCTGGCCTACCTGGTGGCAGATATACCTGGCCAGACTGAAACACTGATTGCCTGGGATCGAGAAAAGCAGGAAGTGAAAAAAATTGTGCAGGATGAAATCGCCGATATCAGTGATGTAATTCTGCAACCGAGCAACCAGCGCCCTATCGGTGTTTACCTGAATCCCGACTACCCCACCGTTCAATTTTTTGATGAAGGCAATGGCTTTGCCCCCCTGTATCGCGGCTTGAAAAAAGCCTTTCAGGGTTACCATATCAACTTCACCAGCTTTACCCGGGACGGTAAAACCGGTGTTTTGCAGGTCTCGGGTGACCGCCTGCCCGGAGACTTTTTCCTGGTGGATATGGCGTCCAAAAAAGTCGACTTTCTGCTTTCATCGGCAGAGTGGCTGGATCCCGACAACCTGAATCCCATGCGCGCAGAGCACTTTGAATCCTCCGACGGCCTGCGTATCAGCACCTACCTGACCTTCCCCGCCAACACAGAGGATTCCGGCAAGCTGCCCATGGTGGTCATGCCCCACGGCGGCCCCCACGCGCGGGATTTCTGGGGCTACACCCGGGATGCACAGATACTCTCCCAGAATGGTTACCTGGTGCTCCAGGTCAATTTTCGCGGCTCCACCGGGTTCGGCGACCATTTTCTCGATGCCGGAAAAAATCAATGGGGCGGGAATATTCAGCGGGATATTGCCGAGGCGGTGAAATGGGCCGTGGCTGAGGGACATGCAGATCCAGAGCGGGTCTGTATCTATGGGGCAAGCTTTGGCGGTTATTCCGCGCTGATGAATCCCATCCGCTACCCGGATCTGTACCAGTGCGCCGCGGGCTATGTCGGTGTCTATGACCTGGAACTGCTCTACAAGGAAGGAGATGTTCGCCGCCGGGACCGCGGCATCGCCTACCTCAGTGACACCGTTGGCCAGGATCAGGAACATATGCGAGCCAATTCCCCGCTCTACCACACCGACAAACTCAACCTGCCGCTGTTTATCATTCACGGTGAGGAGGACGAGCGCGCGCCAGTGGCCCACGCCGAGGCATTACTGGAAAAGCTGGAAGAGAACGGCAAACCCGCACAATCCCTGATTGTGAAACACGAGGGACACGGCTTTTACAACGAGGACAACCGCAAACTGCTATATACCCAATTACTGGGCTTCCTCGATACACATATTGGTGTCGGTGCAGCGGAAAAATGA
- the dapE gene encoding succinyl-diaminopimelate desuccinylase produces the protein MTPTIELTKELIRRRSVTPEDAGCMELMLERLEKIGFKTEHLRFGDTDNFWTVRGEEGPLFAFAGHTDVVPTGPEENWQYPPFEPQIVDGMLYGRGAADMKGSLAAMVVACEEFVAAHPDHKGRIALLITSDEEGPAKHGTVKVVEWLEERGEKIDWCLVGEPSSTTLAGDVIKNGRRGSLGLELTVSGIQGHVAYPHLAENPVHKLAPALAELAAEEWDQGNDFFPATSFQVSNINGGTGATNVIPGDVKVVCNWRFSTETTAEQLEQRARAIFDKHGLKYEAHFNLSGQPFLTAEGPLVESAQAAIKKVTGRDTELSTAGGTSDGRFIAPTGAQVVELGPVNATIHKVDECVKAEDLDLIKDMYREILAGLLAE, from the coding sequence ATGACTCCAACAATAGAACTGACCAAAGAACTGATCCGCCGCCGCTCCGTCACACCGGAAGATGCCGGCTGTATGGAACTGATGCTAGAACGTCTGGAAAAAATCGGCTTCAAAACCGAGCACCTGCGTTTCGGCGATACCGACAACTTCTGGACCGTACGTGGCGAAGAAGGTCCCCTGTTCGCCTTCGCCGGCCATACCGACGTCGTCCCCACAGGCCCCGAAGAGAACTGGCAATACCCACCTTTTGAGCCACAAATCGTCGACGGCATGCTGTACGGGCGCGGCGCTGCCGATATGAAAGGTTCTCTCGCCGCCATGGTCGTCGCCTGCGAAGAATTTGTCGCCGCCCACCCCGACCACAAAGGCCGCATCGCCCTGCTGATCACCAGTGATGAAGAAGGCCCCGCAAAACACGGTACCGTGAAAGTCGTGGAATGGCTGGAGGAAAGAGGCGAGAAAATCGACTGGTGCCTGGTGGGCGAACCTTCCAGCACCACCCTCGCCGGCGACGTGATCAAAAACGGCCGTCGCGGTTCTCTGGGTCTCGAACTGACCGTATCCGGCATTCAGGGCCACGTGGCCTACCCGCACCTGGCGGAAAACCCCGTCCACAAGCTCGCGCCGGCACTGGCGGAACTCGCCGCAGAAGAGTGGGACCAGGGCAATGACTTCTTCCCCGCTACCAGCTTCCAGGTCTCCAACATCAATGGCGGCACTGGCGCTACCAATGTGATCCCCGGTGACGTAAAGGTAGTATGCAACTGGCGCTTCTCCACCGAAACCACCGCCGAACAACTGGAACAACGCGCCCGCGCCATCTTTGACAAGCACGGCCTGAAGTATGAAGCCCACTTCAATCTCTCCGGCCAGCCTTTCCTGACCGCAGAAGGGCCTCTGGTGGAATCCGCACAGGCCGCGATCAAAAAGGTCACCGGCCGCGATACCGAACTCTCCACCGCCGGCGGCACCTCAGACGGCCGCTTTATCGCCCCTACCGGCGCACAGGTGGTGGAGCTCGGCCCGGTCAATGCCACCATTCACAAGGTGGATGAGTGCGTAAAAGCCGAAGATCTCGACCTGATAAAAGACATGTATCGGGAGATACTCGCGGGTCTGCTGGCCGAGTAA